In Eleginops maclovinus isolate JMC-PN-2008 ecotype Puerto Natales chromosome 10, JC_Emac_rtc_rv5, whole genome shotgun sequence, the following proteins share a genomic window:
- the si:zfos-911d5.4 gene encoding uncharacterized protein si:zfos-911d5.4, producing the protein MSQLGSLFTHIISKSPESVKGQSPHRTPKLPDFIQHVRKLTGIRKEDVYSNLRIPDKLQSAKDDINIVILTGQGIFCIDVKPWRGAVSAHNQKWHLQVKEEDQNLTNTCIEQIEDPLKAIMTKTANFCGHLKRSGVSVHQSLFFPRVIFLSPDCVLDEELRKRRELILQSQTDDFLRSFRAGYMTWISDAMTPSWLSGHMSYRQMESVREVLRRVGTWDLVRLHCGEQLKGDFQGCQYIALNRQETDTLEFTRYKILSADSLWALLGHAPQVTVKMYKRGSQGWLGKSLIATTTIPSNTSVIFRISGEETDAKISANTIHSITLSH; encoded by the exons ATGTCTCAGCTTGGAAGCCTGTTTACCCATATCATCTCCAAATCTCCTGAAAGTGTCAAGGGTCAGAGCCCACACCGGACACCTAAACTACCtgattttattcaacatgtCAG GAAACTCACTGGAATAAGAAAGGAAGATGTTTACTCCAATCTGCGTATCCCTGACAAGCTGCAGTCTGCCAAAGATGACATCAACATTGTTATCCTCACAG GCCAGGGGATCTTCTGCATAGATGTAAAACCCTGGAGAGGCGCAGTGTCCGCTCACAACCAGAAATGGCATTTGCAAGTGAAGGAAGAGGACCAAAACTTAACCAATACCTGCATTGAGCAGATTGAAGATCCCCTCAAAGCTatcatg ACCAAGACGGCTAACTTCTGTGGCCATTTGAAGCGGAGTGGAGTGTCAGTACACCAAAGCCTCTTCTTCCCCAGGGTTATCTTCCTCTCCCCAGACTGCGTGCTAGATGaggagctgaggaagaggagggagctGATCCTCCAAAGCCAAACAGACGACTTCCTCAGATCTTTCAGGGCGGGCTACATGACCTGGATATCAGACGCAATGACTCCATCCTGGCTGTCTG GTCATATGTCGTACAGGCAGATGGAGTCGGTGCGGGAGGTCCTGAGGAGGGTGGGGACGTGGGATCTGGTGCGCCTGCACTGTGGCGAGCAGCTGAAAGGAGACTTCCAGGGCTGCCAGTACATCGCTCTCAACCGGCAGGAGACAGACACGCTGGAGTTTACCAGATACAAGATCCTGTCAGCTGATTCGCTATGGGCCCTGCTGGGACACGCTCCTCAG GTGACCGTTAAAATGTACAAGCGTGGCTCTCAGGGCTGGCTTGGTAAATCGCTGAtcgccaccaccaccatcccCTCCAACACCTCTGTGATCTTCAGGATCAGCGGGGAGGAAACGGATGCCAAAATCTCAGCAAACACCATCCACAGCATCACACTCAGCCACTGA
- the bub3 gene encoding mitotic checkpoint protein BUB3 translates to MTGSNEYKLNQGPEDSISAVKFSPSATQFLLVSSWDGTVRLFDVGSNTMRMKYQHSAPVLDCAFYDPTHSWSGGLDAQLKTHDLNTDQDTIVGTHDAPIRCVEYCPEVNVMVTGSWDRSVRLWDPRTPCNAGTFTQPEKVYTLSVAGDRLIVGTAGRRVLVWDLRNMGYVQQRRESSLKYQTRCIRAFPNKQGYVLSSIEGRVAVEYLDPSQEFQKKKYAFKCHRLKEEGIEHVYPVNAISFHSIHNTFATGGSDGFVNIWDPFNKKRLCQFHRYPTSIASLAFNNDGTMLAIASSYMHERGDINHPEDTIFIRQVTDAETKPK, encoded by the exons ATGACAGGCTCAAACGAGTACAAGCTAAACCAGGGACCAGAGGACAGCATCTCTGCTGTCAAGTTCAGCCCCAGTGCAACACAGTTCCTCCTGGTTTCCTCCTGGGATGGAACTGTGCGCCTATTCGATGTGGGAAGCAACACCATGCGGATGAAGTACCAGCACTCGGCTCCAGTTCTTGACTGTGCCTTTTAT GACCCAACTCATTCTTGGAGTGGAGGTTTGGATGCACAATTAAAAACTCATGATCTGAACACAGACCAAG ATACAATCGTTGGAACACACGACGCCCCCATTCGTTGTGTGGAATACTGTCCAGAGGTTAACGTCATGGTAACGGGTAGCTGGGACAGATCAGTTCGGCTGTGGGACCCGAGGACGCCCTGCAACGCTGGCACCTTCACTCAGCCTGAAAAG GTGTATACCCTGTCTGTAGCTGGAGACAGGCTGATCGTTGGCACAGCTGGAAGACGAGTCCTTGTGTGGGATTTGAGGAACATGGGCTATGTACAGCAAAGGAGAGAGTCCAGTCTCAAGTATCAGACTCGCTGCATCAGAGCCTTCCCCAACAAAcag GGCTACGTTTTGAGTTCAATCGAGGGACGTGTAGCTGTGGAGTACCTGGACCCAAGCCAGGAGTTTCAGAAGAAGAAGTATGCCTTCAAATGCCacagactgaaggaggagggaaTCGAGCATGTTTACCCTGTCAATGCCATTTCCTTTCACAGTATTCATAACACCTTTGCCACAG GTGGCTCAGACGGCTTTGTGAACATCTGGGACCCATTCAACAAGAAGCGCCTGTGTCAGTTCCACAGGTACCCGACCAGCATCGCCTCGCTGGCGTTCAACAACGACGGCACCATGCTCGCCATCGCGTCCTCCTACATGCACGAGAGAGGAGACATCAACCACCCGGAGGACACCATCTTCATCCGCCAAGTCACAGACGCAGAGACGAAACCCAAGTGA